DNA sequence from the Anaerobranca californiensis DSM 14826 genome:
GAATCACGGCATATTCCTACGAAACACCATCAACTAACGGAATGAAAACATTAAATGGTATTCTAATTCCAAAGGAATATACAGAACTTTTTGATACTTTTAATTATCAGCAGTTAGAAAGGGATTTAGAAAAAATACAAAAAAGAATAGAAAATATGAGGGAAGAGGGGGCAGAAATTATCGTTTTTGTAGTTCATTGGGGTAGTGAATATCAACGGAGTTATGACAAATTTCAAAAGGAAATTGGGGAAAAGTTAAATTCCTTTGGTGTAGACCTTATTTTTGGCAGTCACCCCCATGTAATTCAACCTATAAAAACCATTGAAGGTGAGAATGGACATACTACGATGGTAGCATATTCTCTAGGAAACTTTATTTCCAATCAGAGATACGAATTTTTAAATAATCGTTATACAGAAGATGGCATAGTAGTATATGCAACTTACCAAAAGAATTTAAAGACTGGAGAGATAAGTTTAAAGGAAACAGCTTATTTACCTACATGGGTAAATAGATATCGAGTTAATGGGCGATGGGTCTATGAAGTTATACCGGTTTTTCAAGCCTTACAAAACAAAGAAGCTTATAATTTAACTAATACAGATAGTATAGAGCGGGCAAAAATTTCTTTGAATAATACAGTTAATTGGATAAAAGAACATAATACAGATATTAAACAAATTATTGACTAAATTATTTTAAAATAAAACAAAATATTGAATTATCTTTACTTCTTTAGTATAATAAAGCAAAAGTTACTTTGGAGGTGGATAATTCAATGTTAAAATCCTTTACTAATGAAGAATTTTTAGATTTTACTAATGTAAAAGTACAACAAAAAGCTTTAACGACTTTAAATGAAGTTAGGAAAGGACTAGGTAAGGACTATCCTTTAATTATCGGTAAGGAAAAAATTTTTACAGAAGAAAAAATAATTTCTACCAATCCTGCAAATCCTGAAGAGATAATTGGCTACGTATCAAAGGGAAATAAAGATTTAGCCCAATTGGCCATGGAAGAAGGAGTAAAAGCTTTTTCTTGGTGGAAAAAAATCCCTGTAGAAGAAAGGGTCCGTTATTTAATAAAAGGTGCAGAAATTTTACGGAAAAGAAAATTAGAATTTGCCAGTTTGCTAGTTTTAGAAATAGGCAAATCTTGGAGGGAAGCTGATGCCGATGTAGCAGAAGCTATAGACTTCTTAGAATACTATGGCAGACAGGCATTACTTTTACAAAAAGAACCTTTCCTCATTCCTTATCCTGGTGAAGAAAATTGGGCAAGGTATATTCCTTTAGGGGTAGGGGTAATAATTCCTCCATGGAATTTCCCATTAGCAATTTTGGTTGGGATGGTTTCAGCAGCTATAGTTACAGGAAATACCGTTGTTTTAAAACCCGCTAGCATAACACCGGTTATAGGATATAAATTTGTTGAGCTGATGGAGGAAGCTGGCCTACCTTCAGGAGTAATTAACTTTCTACCAGGCAGTGGTGGGGAAATAGGAGATTTTTTAGTAAAACATGCTAAAACCCGTTTTATAAACTTTACCGGCTCTAAAGAAGTAGGTCTTAGGATAAACAAATTAGCAGCAGAAATAACAAAAGGACAAAGGTGGATAAAAAGGGTAGTAGCGGAAATGGGAGGAAAAGATGGAATAATAGTAGATGAAGATGTAAATTTAGAGGAAGCAGTTAAGATAGTAGTCACCTCTGCCTATGGTTTTCAAGGGCAAAAATGCTCAGCTTGTTCTAGGGTTATCGTTCATCAAAGGGTTTATGATGAATTTATAGAAAAGTTAGTAGAAGAAGTGAAAAAAATCAAAGTTGGAGTACCGGAGGATTTTAATAACTTTATGGGACCGGTATCTGATAAAAATGCCTTTAATAATATCTTAAAATACATTGAAATAGGAAAAGGGGAAGGCAAGTTAGTATATGGAGGAAATAGAATAGGGGATAGTGGGTATTTTATTCAACCTACAGTAATAATCGATGTCCCCCCTGAAGGAGTAATAGCCCAAGAAGAAATATTCGGACCGGTACTGGCAGTAATTAAAGCAAAAGATTTTGATGAAGCTTTAAAAATTGCCAACAATACGGAATTTGGTTTGACAGGGGGAGTTTGTTCTAATAATCGAAGTAATCTTGAAAAGGCTAGGGAAGAGTTTTATGTAGGTAATCTTTACTTTAATAGAAAAATTACCGGAGCATTAGTGGGAGTCCAGCCCTTTGGGGGATACAATATGTCTGGAACTTGTTCAAAGGCTGGAGGACCCGATTATTTACAACTATTTACCCAAATGAAGGTTGTAACGGAAAAATTTTAGTTTTATGTTAGGGGATGGTTTTTACCATCTCTTTTTTATTTAGTATTCTTGATGAATTAAAGGAAATATAATACAATTTTATTATTAATTAACGGTAGGGGGCAGGGTATGTGTTAGTAACTATTGAAGAAGTTATGAAAAAATATAATATATCTAAAGCTACTATAAATAACTGGATCAAGGGTGGAGAAGTTAAAATACATTTTTTAGAAGGGAAAAAGTTAATTTCTTTAGAAGAAATAGAAAAATACGGGAAAGATCGTCTTCAAAGCAGGAGAAATAAGCAAAAGAATAGCAAACCAAGGATACCGGAGAACTATTTAGCAGAGGGACAATATATTGAAAAGGTAAAGGAAATTTTAAACCTCACTGAAAATTATCATAGGGATGACCGGCTTAGAATGGTTTTATTGATGATTATTTACAAGTTTTTATTAGATAAAAAAGCCATTTCAGTAATACCCGATAAGCCGGGGGATTTTAGTTTACTTCCAGCTAAAGTTTCCAAAATTCTATCTATAGGTTTTACTGGATGTAGATTTTATAAAAGGGATTTGGAACTGTTAGAGAAAATATTGAAACTAGATCTAACTCCAACAGGAGAGGATTTTTTAGGATTATTATATTTATCACTAAGGCCGGAAGGGCAAAAAATAAAAAGGGATGTTATTTTACTCCCCAATCCGTTGTGGAAGAAATGGTAGAAGATGTTTTAAGTTATTTTCCCCATATTCCCAAAATACTTGACCCTGCTTGTGGTTCAGGAAATTTTTTATTAAAGTGTTATAAAAGATTAGTGGAAAAATATGGAGAGGAGAATAAAGAAGGGATATTAGCTAATCTATGGGGTTGGGATATTGATAAAATTGCAATATCCCTTTGTAAAATAAATCTATTATTGTTAACAGGAGATGATAGTGAAAATTTTAAGGTCACAAATTTCTTTGAAATTATAACGAAAGGCAATATACAAGGGGAATTTGATATAATCATAGGTAATCCCCCTTGGGGATATAAATTTACTATAGAAGAGAGAAAAGATTTAGGTTTTGTTAAGAAAAACCCTGAATCATCAGCTATATTTACACTAAAAGGAATGGATTTATTAAAAAATAATGGATACTTATCTTTTTGTTTACCAAAAGCCCTTTTAAATGTTAAAAGCCACAAACTTTTTAGAAAAAAAATACTAACTGAACATACTTTAATTAAAATAAAAGATCTTGGAAAGGCCTTTGATGGGGTGTTATCCTCCAGTATAGTTTTAACAGTTCAAAAAAGGAAATCTAAACAAGGGGATAATATTAATATTGTCAGTAAATGGGGAAGTTTTACAGTAAACAAGGGAAAAGTGGAAAAAAATCCTTATTGGAATATCAATTTTATCAAGGGCCCCCTAACTTTAGATATATTAGAAAAAATGAGAAGGATTCCTTCTACCACCCTTAAAGGAAGTATTTTTGCTTTAGGGATAGTAACGGGTAACAATAAAAATTTTATTATCCCTAAGGATAAAATAAAGGATGAAGAAAAGGACAGTTTACAAAAAATTATAAAGGGAAAGGATATATTAAAATTTAAAATTAACCCACAATTGGATTATATTCTTTTTCAACGGGAGAAATTTCAACAAA
Encoded proteins:
- a CDS encoding CapA family protein, which codes for MRKLALVIVLLFLISGCFWGNNQNLEQPLEPKPQPQEIIEGEKIVEITIASVGDIMVHSRQFEAAYDPQTKMYNFENNFTLIKDYIKLADIAIANLETTFGGEERGYSGYPRFNTPDTMADALKYAGFDVVSTINNHTMDTGIKGMFRTIEVLKSRGLTPIGTRESLEDKSYIIKEIKGINVGITAYSYETPSTNGMKTLNGILIPKEYTELFDTFNYQQLERDLEKIQKRIENMREEGAEIIVFVVHWGSEYQRSYDKFQKEIGEKLNSFGVDLIFGSHPHVIQPIKTIEGENGHTTMVAYSLGNFISNQRYEFLNNRYTEDGIVVYATYQKNLKTGEISLKETAYLPTWVNRYRVNGRWVYEVIPVFQALQNKEAYNLTNTDSIERAKISLNNTVNWIKEHNTDIKQIID
- a CDS encoding TaqI-like C-terminal specificity domain-containing protein; amino-acid sequence: MVEDVLSYFPHIPKILDPACGSGNFLLKCYKRLVEKYGEENKEGILANLWGWDIDKIAISLCKINLLLLTGDDSENFKVTNFFEIITKGNIQGEFDIIIGNPPWGYKFTIEERKDLGFVKKNPESSAIFTLKGMDLLKNNGYLSFCLPKALLNVKSHKLFRKKILTEHTLIKIKDLGKAFDGVLSSSIVLTVQKRKSKQGDNINIVSKWGSFTVNKGKVEKNPYWNINFIKGPLTLDILEKMRRIPSTTLKGSIFALGIVTGNNKNFIIPKDKIKDEEKDSLQKIIKGKDILKFKINPQLDYILFQREKFQQIAPIEYYKTPEKLVYRFISSKLIFAYDDTGALTLNSANILIPKESLNIKYILALLNSTAMQFYFENTFSSIKILRYHLEDLPIPIVDPLKEREVVDLVNLVIQAEKEDTLNSLYHELDQKVYKLFNLNRKEVDFLKRCL
- a CDS encoding helix-turn-helix domain-containing protein, whose translation is MLVTIEEVMKKYNISKATINNWIKGGEVKIHFLEGKKLISLEEIEKYGKDRLQSRRNKQKNSKPRIPENYLAEGQYIEKVKEILNLTENYHRDDRLRMVLLMIIYKFLLDKKAISVIPDKPGDFSLLPAKVSKILSIGFTGCRFYKRDLELLEKILKLDLTPTGEDFLGLLYLSLRPEGQKIKRDVILLPNPLWKKW
- the pruA gene encoding L-glutamate gamma-semialdehyde dehydrogenase, with product MLKSFTNEEFLDFTNVKVQQKALTTLNEVRKGLGKDYPLIIGKEKIFTEEKIISTNPANPEEIIGYVSKGNKDLAQLAMEEGVKAFSWWKKIPVEERVRYLIKGAEILRKRKLEFASLLVLEIGKSWREADADVAEAIDFLEYYGRQALLLQKEPFLIPYPGEENWARYIPLGVGVIIPPWNFPLAILVGMVSAAIVTGNTVVLKPASITPVIGYKFVELMEEAGLPSGVINFLPGSGGEIGDFLVKHAKTRFINFTGSKEVGLRINKLAAEITKGQRWIKRVVAEMGGKDGIIVDEDVNLEEAVKIVVTSAYGFQGQKCSACSRVIVHQRVYDEFIEKLVEEVKKIKVGVPEDFNNFMGPVSDKNAFNNILKYIEIGKGEGKLVYGGNRIGDSGYFIQPTVIIDVPPEGVIAQEEIFGPVLAVIKAKDFDEALKIANNTEFGLTGGVCSNNRSNLEKAREEFYVGNLYFNRKITGALVGVQPFGGYNMSGTCSKAGGPDYLQLFTQMKVVTEKF